The Prosthecobacter sp. SYSU 5D2 genome contains a region encoding:
- a CDS encoding ABC transporter permease, with amino-acid sequence MVNRASLFLALRYLRPKRSFVSVITTISILGVAVGVLMMVVVRAVMLGFEVDFRDTLMGAEPHVLVAKDTAAQNAPPWQEALKLARAQPGVVSAAPYAGGILYLAREDYQTAAPALGLSQTEGASNLAKLTPHILDGSLDLPEGTVVISDHHAHQLGVRVGDEITVYASQNVNLAVRQFNAVNEEDSEEKKKALRAQIKLHPQALRISGVLRGETAGPTAYVSLQTGQQLFQLGLEVSGIAIEIHEPQQAKDFASGLGSRLPGYKFTLWTDAGESRLAAMQNEQTMMQFVLSIIALVAAFSVMNTTITVTTQKRREIGVLAALGSQPRQIVSVFLLQAVVVGVVGTGIGLAGSLLVLWLRNDIREIMTLLTGGQVHAVEGVFLSTIPAYIQPWDVALTCLISIALCILAGLIPAWFAARMDPAEALRD; translated from the coding sequence CCCTCTTCCTAGCCCTGCGCTACCTGCGCCCGAAACGCTCCTTCGTTTCGGTCATCACCACTATTTCCATTCTCGGAGTCGCCGTCGGGGTGCTGATGATGGTCGTGGTGCGGGCGGTCATGCTGGGGTTTGAAGTGGATTTTCGCGATACCCTCATGGGGGCCGAGCCACATGTCCTGGTGGCCAAGGACACCGCCGCCCAGAATGCCCCGCCCTGGCAGGAGGCCCTCAAGCTGGCCCGGGCACAACCGGGCGTTGTCTCCGCTGCACCCTATGCAGGCGGCATCCTTTACCTGGCCCGAGAGGACTATCAGACCGCCGCGCCTGCTCTGGGCCTGTCCCAGACCGAAGGGGCATCCAACCTGGCCAAGCTGACACCTCACATCCTGGATGGCAGCCTGGACCTGCCGGAGGGCACCGTCGTCATCAGCGATCACCATGCCCACCAGCTCGGCGTGCGGGTGGGGGATGAAATCACCGTTTATGCCTCGCAGAACGTCAACTTGGCCGTCCGGCAGTTCAATGCGGTCAATGAAGAAGACTCCGAAGAGAAAAAGAAAGCCCTGCGCGCACAGATCAAACTGCATCCCCAAGCCCTGCGCATCTCCGGGGTGCTGCGCGGCGAGACCGCCGGTCCTACGGCTTACGTCTCCTTGCAGACCGGCCAGCAGCTCTTCCAGTTAGGCCTGGAGGTGAGCGGCATCGCCATTGAAATTCATGAGCCGCAGCAGGCCAAAGACTTTGCCAGCGGCCTCGGGTCCCGGCTTCCAGGCTACAAGTTCACCCTCTGGACCGATGCAGGGGAATCCCGCCTCGCGGCCATGCAAAACGAACAGACGATGATGCAGTTCGTCCTGTCCATCATCGCTCTGGTGGCAGCCTTTTCTGTGATGAACACCACCATCACTGTCACCACACAGAAGCGCCGGGAGATCGGAGTCCTGGCTGCACTGGGCAGCCAGCCACGGCAGATCGTCAGCGTCTTTCTGTTGCAGGCCGTTGTCGTCGGCGTTGTCGGCACCGGCATCGGTCTGGCAGGCAGCCTGCTGGTGCTCTGGCTGCGCAACGACATTCGCGAGATCATGACTCTGCTCACTGGCGGCCAGGTACATGCGGTGGAAGGTGTCTTCCTTTCCACCATTCCCGCCTACATTCAGCCCTGGGATGTCGCCCTCACCTGCCTCATCTCCATCGCCCTGTGCATCCTCGCTGGCCTCATCCCCGCCTGGTTCGCCGCCCGCATGGACCCCGCTGAAGCCTTGAGAGACTGA
- a CDS encoding PIN domain-containing protein: MNPVTIDASVWIAAQDTADVFCQQSREFLTACLTQGLSLHVPAYARVEVACALARKLRDPDQGQELTRSVFLAAGVQEWEMNAWLLTASLTLGTSQFLRGADALYAGTASLSGSTLVSWDKEHLLRAGGISPADWMTANRQPAP; the protein is encoded by the coding sequence ATGAACCCTGTGACCATTGACGCCAGTGTCTGGATCGCTGCCCAGGATACTGCTGATGTTTTCTGTCAGCAGAGCAGGGAGTTTCTGACTGCCTGCCTGACGCAAGGGCTTTCCCTTCACGTCCCTGCCTATGCCAGGGTGGAAGTGGCCTGTGCTCTCGCCAGAAAACTTCGCGACCCGGACCAGGGGCAGGAGCTCACCCGATCTGTCTTTTTAGCCGCCGGAGTTCAGGAGTGGGAGATGAATGCGTGGCTGCTGACGGCATCCTTGACCTTGGGCACCTCCCAGTTTCTGCGAGGGGCCGATGCGCTGTATGCCGGAACCGCTTCGTTATCTGGCAGCACCCTGGTATCTTGGGACAAAGAACACCTGCTCCGTGCCGGGGGCATTTCCCCTGCTGACTGGATGACTGCCAACCGCCAACCCGCCCCATGA
- a CDS encoding ABC transporter permease, whose protein sequence is MISNAPFFLALRYLRPKRSLVSIISLISVLGVMLGVGVLVVVMSVFKGWQVEFKELLLGFEPHVVLVQDARYTGELPEGVPEPERSNWREVLKQMKAMPGVLSATPMAENTIAARTADSDPEGVELFGLQDSPDNGLMQKLSKHIVEGSFDLKQDNIIITDKLAKKLGVKLGDPLSILASDTIRQMIKDLRTAEESADPQAAQAAKDEIVVLPRDLTIVGILRADTAGERCYAPLFVAQELFNLDDDVSGIEVELADPSQADAFAEALYDGDTLPLDWNVRTWTMEHGSRLQSVENQQSLMYFLLFFIMLVAAICVMNTTITVTVQKRREIGILTALGSRAQQIVAIFLAQAGIVALVGIVLGLAGGMTVLHFRNDLRDFISEATGRDFFPQDIYFLSEIPSQVQMVDLSFICGLAIVLCLLAALIPAFFAARVDPAVALRD, encoded by the coding sequence ATGATTTCCAACGCTCCTTTTTTCCTTGCCCTGCGCTACCTGCGGCCCAAGCGGTCTCTGGTCTCCATCATCTCGCTCATCTCAGTGCTGGGGGTCATGCTGGGGGTGGGGGTGCTGGTGGTGGTGATGTCGGTCTTCAAGGGCTGGCAGGTGGAGTTCAAGGAACTGCTGCTGGGATTTGAACCGCATGTGGTGCTGGTCCAGGATGCGCGCTATACGGGGGAGTTGCCGGAAGGTGTGCCGGAACCGGAGCGCAGCAACTGGCGTGAAGTTCTCAAACAGATGAAGGCGATGCCGGGCGTGCTTTCCGCCACCCCGATGGCGGAGAATACGATCGCCGCCCGCACAGCCGACTCCGATCCAGAAGGGGTGGAGCTCTTCGGCCTTCAGGACAGCCCGGACAATGGTCTCATGCAAAAGCTCTCCAAACACATTGTGGAAGGGAGCTTCGATCTGAAGCAGGACAACATCATCATCACCGATAAACTGGCGAAAAAGCTCGGTGTGAAACTCGGGGATCCTTTGTCCATCCTGGCTTCTGACACCATCCGCCAGATGATCAAGGACCTGCGGACTGCGGAGGAATCCGCCGATCCCCAGGCAGCCCAGGCCGCGAAGGATGAAATCGTGGTGCTGCCGCGTGACCTGACCATCGTGGGCATCCTGCGGGCCGACACGGCCGGGGAGCGGTGTTATGCGCCCTTGTTTGTGGCGCAGGAACTTTTCAATTTGGATGACGACGTCAGTGGTATCGAAGTGGAACTGGCAGATCCCTCGCAGGCGGACGCCTTTGCGGAAGCCCTATACGATGGGGATACGCTGCCCTTGGACTGGAATGTGCGAACCTGGACGATGGAGCATGGTTCCCGCCTGCAGTCGGTGGAGAACCAGCAGTCCCTGATGTACTTCCTGCTGTTCTTCATCATGCTGGTGGCCGCCATCTGTGTGATGAACACGACGATCACGGTGACGGTGCAAAAGCGGCGGGAGATTGGCATCCTCACGGCCCTGGGCAGCCGGGCGCAGCAGATTGTGGCCATCTTCCTGGCCCAGGCCGGCATTGTGGCGCTGGTGGGCATCGTGCTCGGCCTGGCGGGTGGCATGACGGTGCTGCATTTCCGCAATGATTTGCGTGACTTCATCTCCGAGGCGACGGGGCGCGACTTCTTCCCGCAGGACATCTATTTCCTCAGCGAGATCCCCTCCCAGGTGCAGATGGTGGACCTGAGTTTTATCTGCGGACTCGCCATTGTGCTCTGCCTCCTGGCCGCACTCATCCCGGCTTTCTTTGCCGCCCGGGTGGACCCGGCGGTGGCGCTGCGGGATTAG
- the secD gene encoding protein translocase subunit SecD — protein MAPILTFLVGSSILLLLLFYIGTVRHDSKRLYGTLLIFIATIFAVITVNNMGIKKGIDLQGGSEFVVQLEPGKLDDGSSKPVTADSVQQAMAILEKRLNPEGVLDLSMQPQGDDRILIQMPGVKAEEFANVREKIQQVAFLEFRIVHQQSASKLAEIQANGGVKEPGWDELPYKAEKDAEGNELPSRGSELVRNRADMEGKYVKEAFATFDAEGWKVILNFDSTGSRLFDEVAASNQGRQMAIVVDKEIISAPVLQAASFGGTAVISGRFKELEARTLASLLENPLENPMTILSESAVSSAYGESSINQGKWVGIGGLAFTTLFMLFVYRMAGLIAIVGLVINLTILFGGMSLFGFTLTMPGIAGIVLTIGMAVDANVLIYERLREEMEAGKTLAGALEAAYEKAFSAIADSNITTLISAIILFSVAGGLVKGFAITLMLGLLSSMVGALIVTRVIFMWVIDKGILTSLKTTKLIPDGVFDILSKAKGFIFASLIITAISFGTLAMKGTASLGIDFRGGSLTHVELKEGKTLTDGELETVLKDLKLEDGSGIGSFYLQRKGNATGGDVIAIRSEFAAGPVIEDAVKVKFADQISGTEGSRVGAVIGDEAAKISLIALSIALIAIFAYLIFRFEFAFAVGAIVALFHDVLMVPGLCVLFGQELSLIHIGAMLTVAGYSINDTIVVFDRIRENIQKGVGGSTRDLMNDAICKTLSRTILTGPTALAPMIALLFLGNPAMLEFAVPITIGVLLGTYSSIFIASPLVLWYAKKTGTSLKRQVLDAKLEADKAEAAIAAAKAAQG, from the coding sequence ATGGCCCCCATCTTAACCTTCCTCGTTGGATCCTCGATCCTTCTGCTGCTCCTCTTTTACATCGGCACCGTCCGGCATGACAGCAAGCGCCTCTACGGCACCCTGCTCATCTTCATTGCTACCATCTTCGCGGTGATCACGGTGAACAACATGGGCATCAAGAAGGGCATTGACCTTCAGGGCGGCAGCGAGTTCGTCGTGCAGCTCGAGCCAGGAAAGCTCGATGATGGCAGCAGCAAGCCCGTTACTGCAGACTCCGTCCAGCAGGCCATGGCCATCCTGGAAAAGCGCCTCAACCCGGAAGGCGTGCTCGACCTTTCCATGCAGCCTCAGGGGGATGACCGCATCCTCATCCAGATGCCCGGTGTGAAGGCGGAGGAATTCGCCAACGTCCGCGAAAAAATCCAGCAGGTCGCCTTCCTGGAATTCCGCATCGTCCACCAGCAGAGCGCTTCCAAGCTGGCTGAAATCCAGGCCAACGGTGGTGTCAAGGAACCCGGCTGGGATGAACTGCCCTACAAGGCTGAAAAAGACGCCGAGGGCAATGAGCTTCCCAGCCGTGGCAGCGAGCTCGTCCGCAACCGCGCCGACATGGAAGGCAAGTATGTCAAGGAAGCCTTCGCCACCTTTGATGCCGAAGGCTGGAAGGTCATCCTGAATTTCGATAGTACCGGCTCCAGGCTCTTCGATGAAGTCGCGGCCTCCAATCAGGGCCGCCAGATGGCCATCGTGGTGGACAAAGAAATCATCTCCGCTCCCGTCCTTCAGGCGGCCAGCTTCGGCGGCACCGCCGTCATCAGCGGCCGCTTCAAGGAACTGGAAGCCCGCACCCTCGCCAGCCTCCTGGAGAACCCGCTGGAAAACCCCATGACCATCCTTTCAGAGAGCGCCGTCTCTTCCGCTTATGGTGAGTCCTCCATCAACCAGGGCAAGTGGGTCGGTATTGGCGGCCTGGCTTTCACCACACTGTTCATGCTCTTCGTTTACCGCATGGCTGGCCTCATCGCCATCGTCGGTCTGGTCATCAATCTCACCATCCTCTTTGGCGGCATGTCGCTCTTCGGCTTCACGCTGACGATGCCCGGTATCGCCGGTATCGTCCTCACCATCGGCATGGCTGTGGATGCCAACGTGCTGATCTATGAACGTCTTCGCGAGGAAATGGAGGCTGGCAAAACCCTCGCTGGTGCGCTGGAAGCCGCTTATGAAAAGGCCTTCTCGGCCATTGCGGATTCCAACATCACCACCCTCATCTCCGCCATCATCCTCTTCAGTGTCGCCGGCGGTCTGGTGAAGGGTTTCGCGATTACCCTCATGCTTGGTCTGCTGTCCTCCATGGTCGGCGCCCTCATTGTCACCCGCGTCATCTTCATGTGGGTGATTGACAAAGGCATCCTGACCAGCCTCAAAACCACCAAGCTGATTCCGGACGGTGTCTTTGACATCCTTTCCAAGGCCAAGGGCTTCATCTTTGCCTCTCTGATCATCACCGCCATTTCCTTTGGCACCCTCGCCATGAAGGGTACGGCCAGCCTCGGCATTGACTTCCGCGGCGGTTCCCTCACCCACGTCGAACTCAAGGAAGGCAAGACCCTTACCGATGGTGAGCTGGAGACCGTGCTCAAAGACCTCAAACTGGAAGATGGCAGCGGCATTGGCAGCTTCTACCTCCAGCGCAAAGGCAATGCCACTGGCGGTGACGTCATCGCCATCCGCAGCGAGTTCGCAGCCGGTCCGGTCATTGAGGACGCCGTGAAGGTGAAGTTTGCCGACCAGATCTCCGGCACCGAAGGCAGCCGTGTGGGTGCCGTCATTGGAGATGAAGCCGCCAAGATCTCCCTCATCGCCTTGAGCATCGCCCTCATCGCCATCTTCGCCTACCTCATCTTCCGCTTTGAGTTCGCCTTTGCCGTCGGTGCCATCGTCGCCCTCTTCCATGACGTGCTCATGGTTCCCGGTCTCTGCGTCCTCTTCGGCCAGGAGCTCAGCCTCATCCACATCGGTGCCATGCTGACCGTCGCCGGTTATTCCATCAACGATACCATCGTCGTCTTCGACCGTATCCGCGAAAACATCCAGAAGGGCGTCGGTGGCAGCACCCGCGACCTCATGAATGACGCCATCTGCAAGACCCTCAGCCGTACCATCCTCACGGGTCCGACGGCTCTGGCTCCGATGATTGCCCTCCTCTTCCTGGGGAATCCGGCCATGCTGGAATTCGCCGTGCCGATCACCATTGGTGTGCTTCTGGGCACCTATTCCTCCATCTTCATCGCCAGCCCGCTGGTGCTGTGGTATGCGAAGAAGACCGGCACCAGCCTCAAGCGCCAGGTTCTGGATGCCAAGCTCGAAGCCGACAAAGCCGAGGCCGCCATCGCCGCCGCCAAAGCCGCCCAGGGCTGA
- the yajC gene encoding preprotein translocase subunit YajC, with the protein MTASFLTILAQAPAGGAAPGGLFGNPMVFMVLMFIMMYFLLIRPQRMRQKELEKLINSVKVGDHVILNGGEHGIITSVKDKTVMVKLADNVKVEYERSAIATISKKSDVVEATTTAA; encoded by the coding sequence ATGACCGCATCCTTCCTCACCATCCTCGCCCAAGCCCCTGCTGGAGGCGCTGCTCCCGGCGGCCTCTTTGGCAATCCCATGGTGTTCATGGTGCTCATGTTCATCATGATGTACTTCCTGCTCATCCGCCCCCAGCGCATGCGCCAGAAGGAACTGGAAAAGCTCATCAACAGCGTCAAGGTCGGTGACCATGTCATCCTCAACGGCGGCGAGCACGGCATCATCACCAGCGTCAAGGACAAGACCGTCATGGTCAAACTGGCCGACAATGTGAAGGTCGAATACGAGCGCAGCGCCATCGCCACCATCAGCAAAAAGTCCGACGTCGTCGAAGCCACCACCACTGCTGCATGA
- the tgt gene encoding tRNA guanosine(34) transglycosylase Tgt: MFELLATDPGSSARRGRLTTPHGVIETPIFMPVGTQATVKAVHPEELRSLEAQIILGNTYHLWVRPGMEIIGAAGGLHKFMNWDRPILTDSGGYQVFSLAKLRKLKEEGCYFNNHVDGTPMFLGPETAMEIQATLGSDIAMLFDECTPWPCEHKPAKESLELTLRWARRCRDWIDKHQPQTGGGAQLHFGIVQGSTYEDLRQHSARELVAMGFSGYAIGGLSVGEPEEDMMRIAEWTCPLLPENKARYAMGLGTPPQMVELIARGIDMFDCVLPTRLARNGTAYTHEGTLNLRNNKFAKDFRPLAEDTHPLCQGFSRAYIRHLINTQEVLGLRLISLHNLHFYLSLASRARSAIEQGCFADFRAEVVARYQTRPENTDS; this comes from the coding sequence ATGTTTGAACTTCTGGCCACCGATCCCGGCTCCTCCGCTCGTCGCGGCAGGCTGACGACGCCTCATGGCGTGATCGAGACGCCCATCTTCATGCCCGTCGGTACCCAGGCTACCGTCAAGGCCGTGCATCCGGAGGAGCTGCGCTCCCTGGAGGCGCAGATCATCCTGGGGAACACTTATCACCTCTGGGTGCGCCCCGGAATGGAAATCATCGGTGCCGCCGGTGGTCTGCACAAGTTTATGAACTGGGACCGCCCCATCCTCACCGACAGCGGCGGATACCAAGTCTTTTCTTTGGCCAAGCTGCGCAAGCTCAAGGAGGAAGGCTGTTACTTTAACAATCATGTGGACGGAACCCCTATGTTCCTGGGGCCGGAGACCGCCATGGAGATCCAGGCCACGCTGGGCAGCGACATCGCCATGCTGTTTGATGAATGCACGCCCTGGCCCTGCGAGCACAAACCGGCCAAGGAAAGCCTGGAGCTGACCCTGCGCTGGGCACGCCGCTGCCGGGACTGGATTGACAAACACCAGCCGCAGACCGGTGGTGGTGCGCAGCTTCATTTCGGCATCGTCCAGGGCAGCACTTATGAAGATCTGCGCCAGCACTCCGCACGGGAACTTGTGGCCATGGGCTTCAGCGGATACGCCATCGGCGGCCTCAGCGTTGGCGAGCCGGAGGAGGACATGATGCGCATTGCTGAGTGGACCTGCCCCCTCCTGCCGGAAAACAAAGCCCGTTATGCCATGGGCCTCGGCACCCCGCCGCAGATGGTGGAGCTCATCGCCCGCGGCATTGACATGTTTGACTGCGTGCTGCCCACCCGCCTGGCCCGCAATGGCACCGCCTATACCCACGAGGGCACCCTGAACCTGCGAAACAACAAGTTCGCCAAAGACTTCCGCCCCCTCGCGGAGGACACCCATCCGCTCTGCCAGGGCTTTTCCAGAGCCTACATCCGCCATTTGATCAATACCCAGGAGGTGCTGGGTTTACGGTTGATTTCCCTGCACAATCTGCATTTCTACCTGTCCCTCGCGTCCAGGGCCCGCTCAGCCATCGAACAAGGTTGCTTTGCGGACTTCCGCGCCGAGGTCGTTGCCCGTTACCAAACCCGCCCCGAAAATACCGATTCATGA
- a CDS encoding alpha/beta hydrolase, whose translation MMKAFFLLPLLLASLSCTTRVGAPTGEKVPPVRVGGFTVQKDVIYTPPGWPQALPADVYVPDGPGPWPGILMIHGGSWTGKERRSDMAGLSEHLARRGYVVMNTTYRLAPEHLYPAQVEDLRQATRWMVANAETLRLQKDRLGVFGYSAGGQLAAMMGALDSAKGLRFKAVVAGGAPTDLRKFDRSPIVSVYLGGSLREKPALYAEASPVTHISAGDPPVFIYHGSKDTLVPPDHASDYAAALQKAGVPHELVWQNGRDHIAAFLTYGDILGPAVGFLDRHLRKGQ comes from the coding sequence ATGATGAAAGCTTTTTTCCTGCTGCCCCTCCTGCTTGCGAGTCTGTCCTGCACCACCCGTGTGGGCGCTCCCACGGGTGAAAAAGTGCCGCCGGTGCGGGTGGGGGGCTTCACGGTGCAGAAGGATGTGATCTATACTCCGCCCGGCTGGCCGCAGGCGCTGCCAGCGGATGTATATGTGCCCGATGGCCCAGGGCCCTGGCCGGGCATCCTGATGATTCATGGCGGAAGCTGGACGGGCAAGGAACGCCGCAGCGACATGGCGGGCCTGTCCGAGCACCTGGCCAGGCGGGGCTATGTGGTGATGAACACGACGTACCGTCTGGCCCCGGAGCATCTCTACCCCGCTCAAGTGGAGGACCTGCGCCAGGCCACGCGCTGGATGGTGGCGAATGCAGAGACACTCCGCTTGCAAAAGGACCGCCTGGGCGTCTTCGGCTACTCCGCCGGCGGGCAACTCGCCGCTATGATGGGAGCGCTGGATTCAGCCAAGGGGCTGCGCTTCAAAGCCGTGGTGGCCGGGGGTGCGCCGACGGATCTGCGCAAATTTGACCGCAGCCCTATTGTCTCCGTTTACCTCGGCGGCAGCCTGCGGGAAAAACCCGCCCTGTATGCCGAAGCCTCCCCGGTGACGCACATCAGCGCGGGAGATCCGCCTGTTTTCATCTACCATGGCTCCAAGGATACCCTCGTCCCCCCAGACCATGCCTCCGACTACGCTGCCGCACTGCAAAAAGCGGGCGTGCCGCATGAACTCGTCTGGCAGAACGGCCGCGACCACATCGCCGCTTTCCTGACGTACGGGGACATTTTGGGACCGGCGGTTGGATTTTTAGACCGGCATTTGAGGAAGGGGCAATGA
- a CDS encoding alanine--tRNA ligase, which yields MSAVPTAAQIRQTFLDFFKSKDHTIVPSDNVGYTSRDGARIFTNAGMNQFVPIFLGERSADVDTWPGVLSKGLPTRAADTQKCIRAGGKHNDLEDVGLDTYHHTFFEMLGNWSFGDYFKKEAISWSWELIVERFKFPPSRVFATIYQPDKSKGDPADRDEESWNLWAEKFRSVGLDPEIHIVNGNKKDNFWMMADTGPCGPCTEIHIDLTPGPIELSEERQRAGAKLVNGSDASCIEIWNNVFIQYNANPDGTFTPLPAQHVDTGMGFERLTSIIQGTKNFTDFETAKISNYDTDVFKPIFDELTRLSSKTYQSTLPLPNEQGHVIPVTEQEKVDVAFRVIADHLRTLSFSIADGIQPGNSDRNYTLRRILRRAVKYGRTLEFKEPFFYKLVDVLALHMGEVFPELRARKEQIKAVLKVEEEAFNRTLDRGMEKFDGYVAYLAGRSMNPRDDSFEGDLTRSVALEQGANVRDWQSVVSFIKAVSPGWTASQVPPLSGDFAFQLYDTFGFPLDLTELLARERGLTVDTEGFEKLMDEQKKRAREAGQKNKQIVSVSEIETKEPTKFIGYDALETEAKVLEVVAMKDKTAIVLDSSVCYAEMGGQIGDSGQIILGANTYPISSTTKVGNTWLHFIEGEDAPAAGADVKVAVDTVRRHAIERHHTATHLLHWALHEVVNQEATQKGSNVTAEKLTFDFNNAALTSGQLADIEKLVNERIVANDPVSWNEIPYAEAKNNAGIMQLFGEKYPENVRVVQIGGKPLALDGYSMELCGGTHTRYTGEIGLFRLVAEGAVAAGVRRIEAIAGLEAYNAARADADLLKLLAGKVSAQGVSDLEKKIDNLLAQQKELEKALKAAQQREASGRAKELLATAENNLLIANLGDVDGDYAMAVNDALKGVFNGVIVLASTGNGNVTLMATVSKDHQAKVQAGKIIQAIAPIVGGKGGGKPDFARGGGKDVSQVDAALAEARKLVG from the coding sequence ATGTCCGCTGTCCCTACCGCCGCCCAGATCCGCCAGACCTTCCTCGACTTCTTCAAGTCCAAGGACCACACCATCGTCCCCAGTGACAACGTCGGCTACACCAGCCGCGACGGCGCGCGTATTTTTACCAATGCGGGCATGAACCAGTTTGTGCCCATCTTCCTGGGCGAGCGCAGTGCGGATGTGGACACCTGGCCGGGCGTACTGAGCAAAGGCCTGCCTACTCGTGCTGCCGATACGCAGAAGTGCATCCGCGCCGGCGGCAAGCACAATGACCTGGAAGACGTGGGCCTGGATACCTACCACCACACCTTCTTTGAGATGCTGGGCAACTGGTCCTTTGGCGACTACTTTAAAAAGGAGGCCATCTCCTGGAGCTGGGAACTCATCGTCGAGCGCTTCAAATTCCCGCCCAGCCGCGTCTTCGCCACCATCTATCAGCCGGATAAATCCAAGGGCGACCCCGCCGACCGCGACGAAGAAAGCTGGAACCTTTGGGCCGAAAAATTCCGCTCCGTCGGCCTCGATCCTGAGATCCACATCGTCAACGGTAACAAAAAGGATAACTTCTGGATGATGGCCGATACCGGCCCCTGCGGCCCGTGTACGGAGATCCACATTGACCTCACCCCCGGCCCCATTGAGCTCAGCGAAGAGCGCCAGCGCGCCGGTGCCAAGCTCGTTAATGGCAGCGATGCGAGCTGCATCGAGATCTGGAACAACGTCTTCATCCAGTACAACGCCAACCCCGACGGCACCTTCACTCCCCTGCCCGCGCAGCATGTGGATACCGGCATGGGTTTTGAGCGCCTGACCTCCATCATCCAGGGCACCAAGAACTTCACGGATTTCGAGACCGCCAAGATCAGCAACTACGACACCGATGTCTTCAAGCCCATCTTTGATGAACTGACCCGCCTCAGCAGCAAGACCTACCAGAGCACCCTGCCCCTGCCGAATGAGCAGGGCCACGTCATCCCCGTGACCGAGCAGGAAAAAGTGGACGTCGCCTTCCGCGTCATCGCCGACCACCTCCGCACCCTCAGCTTCTCCATCGCCGACGGCATCCAGCCCGGCAACAGTGACCGCAACTACACCCTCCGCCGCATCCTGCGCCGCGCCGTGAAGTATGGCCGCACCCTGGAATTCAAAGAACCCTTCTTCTACAAACTCGTGGATGTCCTCGCCCTCCACATGGGCGAAGTTTTCCCGGAACTGCGCGCCCGCAAAGAGCAGATCAAGGCCGTGCTGAAGGTGGAAGAGGAAGCGTTTAACCGGACTCTGGATCGGGGAATGGAGAAGTTTGATGGCTACGTTGCTTACCTAGCAGGCCGGAGCATGAATCCAAGAGACGACTCATTTGAGGGTGACTTGACTCGGTCAGTTGCATTGGAGCAAGGCGCTAATGTGCGGGATTGGCAATCTGTGGTTTCCTTTATCAAGGCAGTTTCTCCCGGCTGGACCGCTTCCCAAGTTCCTCCTCTTAGTGGAGACTTCGCTTTCCAGCTGTACGACACCTTCGGCTTCCCCCTCGATCTCACCGAACTCCTCGCTCGTGAGCGCGGCTTAACTGTTGATACGGAAGGTTTCGAAAAGCTCATGGACGAGCAGAAGAAGCGCGCTCGTGAAGCTGGCCAGAAGAACAAGCAGATCGTCTCCGTCAGCGAGATCGAAACGAAAGAGCCGACGAAGTTCATCGGTTACGACGCTCTCGAAACCGAAGCCAAGGTCCTCGAAGTCGTCGCCATGAAGGACAAGACGGCGATCGTTCTTGATAGCAGTGTTTGTTATGCCGAGATGGGCGGTCAGATCGGTGACAGCGGGCAGATCATTCTGGGCGCGAACACTTACCCCATCAGCAGTACGACGAAGGTGGGCAATACCTGGCTGCATTTCATCGAAGGCGAAGACGCTCCAGCCGCAGGGGCTGACGTCAAAGTCGCGGTGGATACGGTACGCCGTCACGCCATCGAGCGGCATCACACGGCCACGCATTTGCTCCACTGGGCGCTGCATGAAGTCGTGAACCAGGAAGCCACGCAGAAGGGCTCCAATGTGACGGCGGAGAAGCTGACCTTTGACTTTAACAATGCTGCCCTGACGTCGGGACAGCTTGCGGATATCGAGAAGCTGGTGAATGAGCGCATCGTCGCCAATGACCCGGTTTCCTGGAATGAGATCCCGTATGCGGAGGCCAAGAACAACGCGGGCATCATGCAGCTCTTTGGCGAGAAGTATCCCGAGAACGTCCGCGTGGTGCAGATCGGCGGCAAGCCGCTGGCCCTGGATGGCTACAGCATGGAGCTTTGCGGTGGTACGCATACCCGCTATACCGGGGAGATCGGCCTGTTCCGCCTCGTCGCTGAAGGCGCTGTGGCGGCCGGGGTGCGCCGCATTGAGGCCATCGCCGGACTCGAAGCTTACAATGCCGCGCGTGCGGATGCTGACCTGCTGAAGCTCCTGGCTGGCAAGGTGAGCGCCCAGGGTGTGAGTGATCTGGAAAAGAAGATTGATAACCTTCTGGCCCAACAAAAAGAGCTGGAAAAAGCCCTCAAAGCCGCCCAGCAGCGCGAAGCCTCCGGCCGCGCCAAGGAACTGCTGGCCACGGCTGAAAACAACCTGCTCATCGCCAATCTGGGTGATGTGGATGGCGACTACGCCATGGCGGTGAATGATGCCCTCAAAGGTGTGTTTAATGGCGTCATCGTGCTGGCCTCCACGGGCAACGGTAATGTAACCCTCATGGCCACCGTTTCCAAAGACCATCAGGCCAAGGTTCAGGCCGGAAAGATCATCCAGGCCATCGCGCCCATCGTCGGCGGCAAAGGCGGCGGCAAGCCGGACTTCGCCCGTGGCGGCGGCAAAGACGTCAGCCAGGTGGACGCGGCGCTGGCCGAGGCGCGGAAGCTGGTGGGGTGA